A stretch of the Osmerus eperlanus chromosome 10, fOsmEpe2.1, whole genome shotgun sequence genome encodes the following:
- the nptnb gene encoding neuroplastin b isoform X2, with translation MHPNAVMLAVVLFGNLMLQYVSSQNEPKINSSDQIVLTPTPHGTPSTSAIPVTVLCNLTNAHNTHHESFWMKNGVEIADTRSKVKNTEYRIKKPRADDAGEYMCVYTFELAPNANATIEVKAPPDITGHKRSENKNEGESALLYCKSVGYPHPVWTWLKLDGSAYVDLDNSSGRFFVTNKDNYTELNIINLDISTDPGEYRCNATNVIGTTAVSSIVRVRSHLAPLWPFLGVLAEILILVVIIVVYEKRKRPDEVMDDDEPAGPMKTNSTNNHKDKNVRQRNLK, from the exons ATGCATCCCAACGCAGTAATGCTGGCGGTGGTCCTTTTTGGAAACTTGATGTTGCAATATGTCTCATCTCAGAACG aGCCAAAGATAAATTCCTCCGACCAGATCGTCTTGACCCCCACACCTCAtggcaccccctccacctccgccATTCCCGTCACTGTGTTGTGTAACTTGACCAACGCCCACAACACCCACCACGAGAGCTTCTGGATGAAAAACGGTGTTGAGATTGCAGATACGAGGAGCAAGGTGAAAAACACAGAGTACAG GATCAAAAAACCAAGGGCAGATGACGCCGGGGAGTACATGTGTGTTTATACGTTTGAATTGGCGCCAAACGCCAATGCCACCATTGAAGTGAAAG CTCCGCCAGACATCACAGGCCACAAGAGGAGTGAGAACAAAAACGAAGGGGAGAGTGCTCTGTTGTACTGTAAATCTGTAGGTTACCCCCACCCAGTCTGGACGTGGCTCAAACTTGATGGAAGCGCTTATGTG GATCTTGACAACTCATCTGGCAGATTTTTCGTCACCAACAAGGACAACTACACAGAGCTGAATATAATCAACTTGGACATCAGTACGGACCCCGGTGAATACCGGTGCAATGCCACCAACGTCATTGGCACCACGGCCGTGTCCTCCATCGTGCGGGTTCGCAGTCACCTAGCGCCACTCTGGCCTTTCCTGGGCGTGCTTGCGGAGATCCTCATTCTGGTGGTGATCATTGTGGTGTATGAGAAACGCAAGAGACCAGATGAAGTTATGGATG ATGATGAACCAGCTGGACCAAT gaaaacaaattcaacaaaCAACCACAAAGACAAAAATGTTCGCCAGAGGAATTTAAAATAA
- the nptnb gene encoding neuroplastin b isoform X1: MHPNAVMLAVVLFGNLMLQYVSSQNAGFVKSPMSETKLTGDTFELYCDVVGNPTPEIQWWYAEINRVDSFKQLWEGARKRRVSINTAYGANGVSVLGITRLTLEDSGTYECRASNDPRRNDLRQNPAITWIRAQATITVLQKPKINSSDQIVLTPTPHGTPSTSAIPVTVLCNLTNAHNTHHESFWMKNGVEIADTRSKVKNTEYRIKKPRADDAGEYMCVYTFELAPNANATIEVKAPPDITGHKRSENKNEGESALLYCKSVGYPHPVWTWLKLDGSAYVDLDNSSGRFFVTNKDNYTELNIINLDISTDPGEYRCNATNVIGTTAVSSIVRVRSHLAPLWPFLGVLAEILILVVIIVVYEKRKRPDEVMDDDEPAGPMKTNSTNNHKDKNVRQRNLK, translated from the exons ATGCATCCCAACGCAGTAATGCTGGCGGTGGTCCTTTTTGGAAACTTGATGTTGCAATATGTCTCATCTCAGAACG CTGGGTTTGTGAAGTCGCCCATGTCTGAGACAAAGCTCACAGGGGACACCTTTGAGCTGTACTGCGATGTGGTCGGTAACCCCACCCCGGAGATCCAGTGGTGGTATGCCGAGATCAACCGCGTCGACTCCTTCAAGCAGCTCTGGGAAGGCGCTCGCAAGCGTCGCGTGTCCATCAACACAGCCTACGGTGCCAACGGCGTGAGCGTGCTGGGCATCACGCGCCTCACGTTGGAGGACTCTGGGACCTACGAGTGCCGGGCCAGCAACGACCCGCGGCGCAACGACCTGCGCCAAAACCCCGCCATCACCTGGATCCGTGCCCAGGCCACCATTACCGTGCTGCAGA aGCCAAAGATAAATTCCTCCGACCAGATCGTCTTGACCCCCACACCTCAtggcaccccctccacctccgccATTCCCGTCACTGTGTTGTGTAACTTGACCAACGCCCACAACACCCACCACGAGAGCTTCTGGATGAAAAACGGTGTTGAGATTGCAGATACGAGGAGCAAGGTGAAAAACACAGAGTACAG GATCAAAAAACCAAGGGCAGATGACGCCGGGGAGTACATGTGTGTTTATACGTTTGAATTGGCGCCAAACGCCAATGCCACCATTGAAGTGAAAG CTCCGCCAGACATCACAGGCCACAAGAGGAGTGAGAACAAAAACGAAGGGGAGAGTGCTCTGTTGTACTGTAAATCTGTAGGTTACCCCCACCCAGTCTGGACGTGGCTCAAACTTGATGGAAGCGCTTATGTG GATCTTGACAACTCATCTGGCAGATTTTTCGTCACCAACAAGGACAACTACACAGAGCTGAATATAATCAACTTGGACATCAGTACGGACCCCGGTGAATACCGGTGCAATGCCACCAACGTCATTGGCACCACGGCCGTGTCCTCCATCGTGCGGGTTCGCAGTCACCTAGCGCCACTCTGGCCTTTCCTGGGCGTGCTTGCGGAGATCCTCATTCTGGTGGTGATCATTGTGGTGTATGAGAAACGCAAGAGACCAGATGAAGTTATGGATG ATGATGAACCAGCTGGACCAAT gaaaacaaattcaacaaaCAACCACAAAGACAAAAATGTTCGCCAGAGGAATTTAAAATAA
- the LOC134028123 gene encoding calcium homeostasis modulator protein 6, with product MESRQQWLTRLKNELSNSPLASNVAFGFILMGLEKLVELEFECPCNPTWNGVFSSAFFIIPAVMAFTLMLIIQGCRCDTWCRKSVSLSSFVPAIVWLILLFLDGQYFACAMTDWKGRFVLVDKAAPQKWCEPTSEGDVPPQELMLRSQQLFVVSQVIGIFLLIFICVGLVVYVVRESCHQEAEQQESNVAELRMLTVSSLRTRT from the exons ATGGAAAGTAGACAACAATGGCTTACCAGACTGAAAAATGAACTTAGCAACAGCCCTCTGGCGTCAAATGTGGCTTTTGGCTTTATCCTCATGGGACTGGAGAAGTTGGTGGAGCTCGAGTTTGAGTGTCCTTGTAACCCTACATGGAACGGAGTGTTTTCCTCAGCGTTCTTCATCATTCCTGCCGTCATGGCCTTCACTCTCATGCTGATCATCCAGGGGTGCAGGTGTGATACTTGGTGCAGGAAATCGGTGTCCTTATCCAGCTTTGTTCCTGCGATCGTGTGGCTGATCTTGTTGTTCCTAGACGGCCAGTACTTTGCATGTGCAATGACAGACTGGAAGGGGAGATTTGTCCTCGTTGACAAAGCGGCGCCGCAGAAATGGTGCGAGCCGACTAGCGAGGGAGACGTCCCACCGCAAGAACTCATGCTGCGCTCACAGCAGCTTTTTGTCGTGTCTCAG GTTATAGGTATATTTCTGCTCATATTCATTTGTGTGGGACTGGTAGTGTATGTGGTCAGAGAGAGCTGCCACCAGGAAGCAGAGCAGCAGGAGAGCAATGTAGCGGAGCTCAGGATGCTCACGGTGAGCTCTTTACGGACCCGGACGTAG
- the LOC134028422 gene encoding UDP-glucuronosyltransferase 2A2-like, translating into MHRVQSFSTILLFFSLSVVHGGKVLVFPVDGSHWLNMKVIIEELHSRGHTVSVVRPSDSWYIKETSPFYTSITLDIAGGFDEDFISTFVSQLLEIQRGGRSAWARFKLEMETMEKCQEMLEKTSNMVSHMLENQGLMQSLRDAKYDLFLTDPAMGGGVFLAHSLGLPLVFNVRWTIRGEGHWAVAPSPLSYIPMMGTELSDNMSFLQRVLNVLAYSMYELQTAVYVKPIFSDLAQRFFGPDVDYFSLFQAADLWLMRVDFVFEFPRPTMPNVIYMGGFQCKPAKPLPQDLEEFVQSSREHGVIVMSLGTLVGELPQDLADEVAAAFSQLPQNVIWRYKGRRPATLGNNTLIVDWMPQNDLLGHPHIKVFVAHGGTNGVQEALYHGVPILGLPLIFDQHDNLMRIEARGAGKIVDIYTMDREMFLQGLQEVLHEPSYRLNMQRLSRLHRDQPMKPLDSALFWIEFVMRHKGASHLRTESYKMPWYVYHSIDVMAFLLTIGIISMLIFSAVLRSCFRMCLKQKVKYE; encoded by the coding sequence ATGCATCGGGTTCAGTCATTCTCCACCATCCTCCTGTTCTTCTCTCTATCTGTTGTCCATGGTGGGAAAGTGTTGGTTTTCCCAGTGGATGGCAGTCACTGGCTGAATATGAAAGTTATCATCGAAGAGCTCCATTCAAGGGGCCACACCGTTTCAGTTGTGCGGCCATCCGACAGCTGGTATATCAAGGAAACCTCTCCTTTTTACACATCAATTACCCTCGATATAGCAGGGGGATTTGACGAGGACTTTATCAGCACATTTGTCTCTCAGTTGCTGGAGatccagagaggagggagatccGCCTGGGCTCGTTTCAAGCTGGAAATGGAAACAATGGAGAAGTGCCAGGAGATGCTTGAGAAAACGTCAAACATGGTCTCACACATGTTGGAGAACCAAGGGCTGATGCAGTCTCTGAGAGATGCTAAGTACGATCTTTTTCTGACTGACCCAGCCATGGGAGGTGGAGTTTTCCTGGCTCACTCCTTGGGTTTACCGCTGGTGTTCAACGTGAGATGGACTATTAGGGGGGAGGGGCACTGGGCTGtagctccctctcccctctcatatATCCCCATGATGGGCACAGAATTGTCAGATAACATGAGCTTCCTCCAGAGGGTTCTTAATGTACTGGCTTATAGCATGTATGAATTACAGACTGCTGTGTACGTAAAACCTATTTTTTCTGATTTAGCACAGCGCTTCTTTGGTCCTGACGTAGACTACTTCTCACTGTTTCAAGCTGCTGACCTGTGGCTCATGAGAGTTGACTTTGTGTTTGAGTTCCCTCGTCCCACCATGCCTAATGTTATCTACATGGGAGGGTTCCAGTGTAAACCTGCCAAGCCCCTTCCTCAAGATCTGGAGGAGTTTGTTCAGAGTTCTAGAGAGCATGGAGTCATTGTCATGTCTCTGGGGACTTTAGTTGGAGAGCTCCCTCAAGATTTAGCTGATGAAGTAGCAGCTGCTTTTTCTCAGCTGCCCCAGAATGTGATCTGGAGGTACAAGGGCCGCAGGCCTGCTACCCTGGGCAACAACACCTTAATAGTGGACTGGATGCCACAGAATGACCTACTAGGGCACCCCCATATAAAAGTCTTTGTGGCTCATGGAGGAACCAATGGAGTTCAAGAGGCTCTGTACCACGGGGTTCCAATATTGGGACTCCCACTGATTTTTGATCAGCATGACAATCTGATGAGAATCGAAGCAAGAGGAGCGGGAAAGATTGTTGACATTTACACCATGGACAGAGAGATGTTCCTCCAAGGCCTTCAGGAAGTGCTACATGAGCCTTCCTACAGGCTGAATATGCAGAGACTTTCCAGGCTCCACAGGGACCAGCCAATGAAACCCCTGGATAGCGCCCTCTTCTGGATTGAGTTTGTCATGAGACACAAAGGTGCTTCTCACCTTCGTACAGAGTCCTATAAAATGCCCTGGTATGTCTACCACTCAATAGATGTAATGGCGTTCTTACTCACTATTGGAATCATAAGTATGTTGATTTTTTCTGCAGTATTGAGGTCTTGCTTCAGGATGTGTTTAAAGCAAAAAGTTAAATATGAGTAA
- the mespaa gene encoding mesoderm posterior aa, protein MDMSTSCSPMQLQDASSLFFDCQDLLKQAYDPSSDPGYFSCCSSLSPTSSVDSFCFSPTSLPYGANRQEPLDCFIYSSPVSEVKEKPQTSPLQEACTRKPRSRYPGKKRQTASEREKLRMRDLTKALHHLRSYLPTSVVPAGQTLTKIETLRLTIRYISFLSAQLGLSEDGLCQGNIGAGTQTQNLSQNLSQTQTQNLSQTQTQNLSLGQIHSASGYIAQEPCYDAMEAVDESFSNQQSSTAPHFSTLPQSYQIPRNVYYSQTTAQDHWEPLQQQQQQFIFSGHC, encoded by the exons ATGGACATGTCCACCTCCTGCTCTCCAATGCAGCTCCAGGATGCCAGTTCTCTCTTTTTCGACTGTCAGGACCTGCTGAAGCAGGCCTACGATCCCAGCTCAGATCCGGGCTACTTCAGCTGCTGCAGCAGCCTGTCGCCCACCTCCTCCGTGGActccttctgcttctctcccacctccctcccctatgGAGCCAACAGACAGGAGCCGCTGGACTGCTTCATCTACAGTAGCCCAGTCTCTGAGGTCAAGGAGAAGCCCCAAACCTCGCCCCTCCAGGAAGCTTGCACCAGGAAGCCCCGCTCCAGGTACCCAGGAAAGAAGCGCCAGACggctagtgagagagagaagctgagaATGAGGGATCTGACCAAAGCCCTCCACCATCTCAGGAGCTACCTGCCCACCTCAGTGGTCCCAGCAGGACAGACCCTGACCAAGATTGAGACCCTGCGGCTCACCATCCGCTACATCTCCTTCCTATCGGCCCAGCTGGGCCTCAGTGAGGATGGCCTCTGTCAGGGGAACATTGGAGCTGGGACCCAGACCCAGAACCTGAGCCAGAACCTgagccagacccagacccagaacctgagccagacccagacccagaaccTGAGCCTGGGCCAAATTCATTCTGCCTCTGGTTACATCGCACAGGAACCCTGCTATGATGCTATGGAAGCAGTGGATGAGAGCTTCTCCAACCAGCAGAGCTCCACTGCTCCTCACTTCTCCACTCTTCCACAATCTTATCAG ATTCCCAGAAATGTGTACTATTCACAAACCACAGCTCAGGACCACTGGGAACCactgcaacagcagcagcagcagttcaTCTTCTCTGGACACTGCTAA
- the mespba gene encoding mesoderm posterior ba, producing MDTSSVPLLNYSLQQYQWSCPSSDSDIYSISSPETASPVPSMDYSLSPGYYQPSHPSTAPRARTVVSEKPQSSSCSPTGPGRKTARSKTRVRSKQRESASEKEKLRMRDLTKALHHLRSYLPTSVVPAGQTLTKIETLRLTIRYISFLSDQLGLSEDVGDSSACETTPEILGYFQCNSMVGKWTQGQSQKQYHSQCSTQSQPGSLEHSGECSSGADLDQFSGQYTGIMQGDLFNSSIESFLQSPQTTQTTPPSCQMYGKHFCSQLVPDEFWG from the exons ATGGACACCTCCTCTGTGCCTCTACTCAACTACAGCCTCCAGCAGTACCAGTGGAGCTGCCCCAGCTCTGACTCTGACATCTACAGCATCTCATCCCCAGAGACCGCATCCCCTGTGCCCTCCATGGACTACAGCCTTTCCCCTGGCTACTACCAGCCCTCTCACCCCTCGACCGCCCCTAGGGCCAGGACTGTAGTCTCAGAGAAGCCCCAGTCCTCATCATGCTCTCCCACAGGACCTGGGAGGAAGACGGCTAGATCCAAGACCCGTGTGAGGAGCAAGCAGAGGGAGAGCGCCAGTGAGAAGGAGAAGCTGAGAATGAGGGATCTGACCAAAGCCCTCCACCATCTCAGGAGCTACCTGCCCACCTCAGTGGTCCCAGCAGGACAGACCCTGACCAAGATTGAGACCCTGCGGCTCACCATCCGCTACATCTCCTTCCTATCCGACCAACTGGGCCTCAGTGAGGATGTGGGGGACAGCTCTGCATGTGAGACCACCCCAGAGATCCTGGGATACTTCCAGTGCAACTCCATGGTGGGGAAATGGACCCAGGGACAAAGCCAGAAGCAATATCATTCTCAGTGTTCCACACAGAGCCAGCCTGGGTCACTGGAGCATTCTGGGGAGTGTAGTTCTGGAGCGGACCTGGATCAATTTAGTGGACAGTACACAGGGATTATGCAAGGGGATCTCTTCAACTCAAGTATAGAGTCTTTTCTGCAGTCTCCACAGACAACACAGACCACACCACCTTCATGccag ATGTATGGTAAACACTTCTGCAGTCAACTGGTCCCTGATGAGTTCTGGGGTTGA